From Helicobacter sp. MIT 99-5507:
AAGCATAGCAATTTAGAATCTAAAATCTAAATTGCTACATTTGTTGCTTGCATAATAAAAATTACAAAACTTATAAAAGAATAAGCACAACATAGAATCTCTTAGAAATTTATTTTTGTGCTTACTCCTAAATCTTCTCTAATATTTATATAGCTAGGTGAAAAATATAAAAATAAAGCAAAATCATCATATCCAAAACCTTGCCTTATTTTGATATCAAATATACCTTTTGAATTAGATTCTATTGCTATAGTTTGCACACCATTTAATATATTGCCAATTGATTGTATGCTCAAATTATCCGGAAGGATTAGATTATTATCTTGCACTTTAAAATTAATAGGATGTGCTGTATTTATATACCAATTTTGAGTATTAGAAGCAGGGAATCGAGTCCTAGGTGATAATACACTTTCTAAATCAAGTATATTACACATAGGCAATTTACAATAAAATTCATAATTAATCTTTGGATTTGCAATCAAAGCGTCACTTTGATTTGTATTGCTAAGTAGCGAGATTCTACCGCGAAATAGCACTACACGCCAATCATTTTTAATACGAGGTTTTATATGATAGATTGGATATTTTATCCCCATGTTATAAAACTCAATATTCATTATTGTATTATTTAAATTGATGATATTTGAGGAAAAAGCATCAAGTGGGGTTAGATCTCTATCTAAGATTCCACTACTTGATAATTTACGCACAACTCTAGATTGAGAATTATCCAAAAATGTAGCTTGCGGGATAATAGAATCTGGAATATTTCCATTTATAAATAAAAGATTATTTTTATTATCACTTAACTTTATTGATAAATCTTTAGCAAAACATTCATTTTTAAAATTCTTTAGCAATTGATTCTTATCATTTATGGCTTTTATATCTAGCTTGGTTGTTGGAAGATGAACTATTGCTGGAATAAAAGTATGTTGATTGTAATATATTTGCTTTCCATTATTTTCCAATTCTACAAAGAAAGAATAAGGGATAATATCCACTCTCTTTCTAATTACAATTGGCTCTTGACACAGAATCTTGCCTGCATTTGTTATATCTATATTAGATGGAATTGAATTTAGACATTTTCCTTGCAACATATCATCTCTAGATAGATTATGACCAATAATTAGCTCTAGCTCACCACTTGCGACATCACTGAAACTAAGATTTATATTATTATTAGTATATTTTCCATTTGTAAATTTTATAACACCTTGTATATTTTCACCAATAGCATCACATTTTCCATTATCTCTATTAAATCTCATTGATAGTGGAAGTAACAAGCTACTAAAACCTATATCTATTTCATCATTTATAGTTCTTGCAGTAGCATTTGGTTTAATAATAAGTGGATAATTCTGTGTCTTTAATATCAAGTCAAAATTAGCATTTTGACTTTCTCTATCATTTGAATTTAGACTAAAGATAGAATCTTGTATAGTTTGTATAGATAAATCCAAATCAAATCTACTTGGCACAATAGTAATTGGCTGACTAATCTGTGAGAGTATATTACCATTTTTGACAATATGACAAACAATATATGATTTGCTCTGTGAAGAAGAATAATTAAAATTATAATTTAAAACATAGTGAAATCCATTTCCACTTAGCACAAAATTACTTTTTTTACCGAAAGTATCTATAAACTCACAATATTTATTATCGAGTTTTTCTTGTGGATAAGTAACTCTACCATTAGAATCTATAGCATATAAAATTACGCTAATCTTGCCTAATTGTCCGCTTTTTTTAGTATATATTTTATTGCTATAATTTTTTAGATTCTCAACCAAACAAGGAATCTTTGTATAATCACTACCATTGCATATTTTTTCTGCTTCTTTAAATACGGGAAACTCTACTATAAGCGGAGCTTGAGTGATTACACTATTTGCATTTAAAAATAAACTTGATAATAAAATAAAATAAAAGATTCTTAATATTTTTTTATACATTAGTTTAAAACCTCATATTGTAAGATTTTAGTAAGTCCAGATGTTTTACTAGATATTAATTTAAATGGATATGTAATCTCATTATTTATAGCTAAATTTCTAAGTAATAAACCTCGATAAAATTTTGAACAATGAGTAGCTTTTTTACCATTTTTAAAAAATTCAACTTTTGTATGTGCTAGATTTAATTTATAAGCTTTTGTATAAAACTCTGCTCTTAAATCTAATATTTCTTTATCTTTTAAGTAATCATCTAAGAATCCATCAAATCCTTTATAAACATAGTTTATATTGATATCTAAAAAATTCTCACCTTGTTTTAATTTATAATATGGAATCTTATCTTTTGCTCTTATTGCACCAAATAAATTACTAAATATAATCACATTATTCATCACAAAATCTAACCCATTTTTAGGCATAGATTCTATATCAAGTGCTCTAAAAGCAGTGCCACTATAAAGATAAATAGATTCTATTGTATTTGCACAATCTATACTACTACACGCAGCTATTAAATCCAAATTTTTAAATGATTTTACTCCAAAGATTCTAGCTAAATCCCCGCTTGGAGATTTCTTTAAAAAATTTATATATTTTTTTAAAATACTTAAACGATGAGCATTTAAATCACTAAATAGCAAATTATCCACAAAAGCAAAACTTTTATTTTTACTTTCTTTGTATATAAATTTTTTATCCTCACTAGGGCTAAATAATATTATCATATTAATATAATATATACTTGCTGTGGTCCATGAACACCAAATACAGTTTTTAACTCTATATCGGCTGTGCGAGATGGACCTGCAATAAGTAGCATATTACTAGGATCGCCACTATCTTTTAGCATATTTACTCCATCATAAATACTTTGGATAATATTTTTCTTCTCTAAAATTACTATACAATTTTTTGTAATAAGCGATGCTAATCTTGGGTGTTTTGAGCTTGAAGCAAGTCCAAATACTCCTACATCAGCTATACCACATACAGCCCTTATTATAGAAGTATCAGTATTAAATAATTCATCTCTTATTTCTTCTACACTTCTATTATATGGATTAATTAAAAACTCATTATTAAGCATGGATATATCTATACCTAAATCAGGTGTGTAAATAATATTTTTAGAACCCAAATTATATAATATATTTCTTATATCATTTACTACATCACTAGATTCTACTAATATAGCCTTATTTGCACTTTGTATCATTTTGTATTCTTCTAATATACTACCTGGAGAATGCTTTATTAGATTTTTATATTGTTTTTCTAATGTAGATAATTTATTTTGCTGCAATGCCATCTTTGTACTAGATATTATAGCTTCTCTATTCATAAATCACCCCTTTTAACTGCTTTACTTTAGAATGAAGTGTTGCATCTAGTTTTGGATAACTTCTACAACTAAGCCAATTTTTAAGTCCTGGAATCATATTTCCAAATATTTTACCAAATCCACCAAAAATCCTCACTTGATAGATTAAGAGTCGCCACTTTAGCCCACTTGTAGCTAGATTCCTAAATATCATAAAACTCTGTTTCTCTATCTTGCTTCTATGGGTATTACTATATCCTAAAACACCACCTCTACCCTCTCCAGCTTTCTCACTTCTTAAATCCCTTATAAGACTAGCCAAAGGTATCTTTACAGGGCAAACTTGAGAACATCTCTCACAAAGCGAACAAAGATTTAGCATAGGAGAACAATTATCAAGTCCAAATAATTGTGGAGAAATTACTTCTCCAATTGGTCCTGGATAAGTAGATAAATAAGCATGTCCTCCGATTTTATCATATACAGGGCAGTGATTAAGACAAGTGCCACATCGAATACAGCTAAGTGCTCTATAATAATGCTTATCTGCTAGAATCTTTGATCTATTATTATCAAGTAAAATTATATGAACTTCTTTTGGACCATCTAATTCACCTTCTTTTCTTGGACTTCTTAT
This genomic window contains:
- the yaaA gene encoding peroxide stress protein YaaA; protein product: MIILFSPSEDKKFIYKESKNKSFAFVDNLLFSDLNAHRLSILKKYINFLKKSPSGDLARIFGVKSFKNLDLIAACSSIDCANTIESIYLYSGTAFRALDIESMPKNGLDFVMNNVIIFSNLFGAIRAKDKIPYYKLKQGENFLDININYVYKGFDGFLDDYLKDKEILDLRAEFYTKAYKLNLAHTKVEFFKNGKKATHCSKFYRGLLLRNLAINNEITYPFKLISSKTSGLTKILQYEVLN
- a CDS encoding lactate utilization protein C; this translates as MNREAIISSTKMALQQNKLSTLEKQYKNLIKHSPGSILEEYKMIQSANKAILVESSDVVNDIRNILYNLGSKNIIYTPDLGIDISMLNNEFLINPYNRSVEEIRDELFNTDTSIIRAVCGIADVGVFGLASSSKHPRLASLITKNCIVILEKKNIIQSIYDGVNMLKDSGDPSNMLLIAGPSRTADIELKTVFGVHGPQQVYIILI